Sequence from the Schaalia sp. 19OD2882 genome:
TGGGGCCGTTGATTCCCGACCAGATCGTCTACTCGGGCTCATTCCCGGTGGTGCTGGAGGCCACCGCAACAGCGGCCGACATCAAGGCTGCAGTGTCCACCTTCCGCACTGCTCACGGTCGCGACCCGATCGTCGCGGTGATTCCAGGCGCGGGTGTCTTCGCCATCGGCTCCTCGGCCGAGGGTGCGGACACTGCCCTGAACACCTACCTGGATGCACTGCGCGTGGCCCGCGATGCGGACCGCTTGGGCAAGGTGCGAGTCATGGACGAGCACGAACGCCACTTCATCGAGAACTGGGAGGCCGAGGCTTACCGCCGCCAAGTGGCCAAGTCGCCAAGTCCAACCACCCCCTCCCCGTGAGATTCGTCGGTGGATCCGTGAGATTCGTCCGTCGTGGTCGGGGGTGGTCTCTCTTGGTGTGGGCGATGGTGTCCTGCTGTCGAGGTGGGGCTTTGGTTGCTCACGATCGGTTTCCCTTTGGTTCCTGAAGCGCCTGGCGAACCGCGCTGGGTGAGGCTTTGAGGGCGGGACCCTTGTTGTCGATGAACCGGGCTGCGATCAGGGTTGGGCTGTGGGTCGGGGTGGATCCAAGCGTGCTGCGCGGATGGGTCAAGCTGGCTTGTATGCTTCTGGCCGGGCTCCTTGGTGTGACCATCACCAGCGAGTCGGCTCGTATCAAGGCGTTGGAGGCCTAGGACCGGGAGCCAAAGCGCGTCAACGGGATCTTGTTGGCGGCTTCAAGTTTCATACGCGGCGGGAACTCGACTCGCGATTGTCGTGGTGGTGGCCTTCATCGAAGAGCACAGGGTCCGATTCGGGCTCACACCGATCGGTGAGGTGCTCACCGAGCGTGGCTGCAAGATCGCCTCATCCGCTGACTCGGCGGCTCGCAAGCGTCACCCCTTGGCACGAGTGTTGTCGGATGACGTGGTGTGGGAGAAGAGCAAGGCCGTCCGAGCCGACCCCGCGAAGGGTGCAGCATGGCCGGGTGTCGCAAGATGTGGCATCTGTTGAAGCGGGCAGGTCTTCATGTGGGGCGCCAGCGTGGCTCGACTCATGGCCGCTCACGGGATGCAAGAGGGTGTCAGAGGTGGGAAGAAACATCACCGCCCGTGCGGAGGCCACTGCTGAGCGGCCCGCTGATTTGGTGCAGCGGGACTTCACCGCGCGCCAGCCCCTAACCGGCTGTGGATCGTGGATTTCGCCTGTGCACCAACTTGGTCTGGGATGGTGCCCACCATCTTCGTGACCGATGTCCACCCCGCCGGTTCGTCCGGTGGCGCGCCTACCAGGCCATACCCACCCAACTGTCCCCGGACGCCTGAGCCGTCACCCGGGGCATGGCCAAGGGTCGGTACGCATCAGGTGCCGGTGGTCGGGGTGGTAGGCACGCAAGTCATCGCCGACAACTGGGACGAAACCCGGGTACCGCTCCTGGACCCTCGCCAGGCTCTGGCTCTTTCCTGCCCTGGGCTGTCCACCCACGAACACCACCACCGGGCGCCCCACGGCTTGTGGGAGGGCTCCGAGCCGGTCCAGCTCGGGGCGGATCTCCGCATCGAAAACGGTGCGCACCTGATCCTGGGTCAGTTCACCCGTCATCGCACAAAGGCCGGCGCGTGCTCAGGCATGGCTGCCAGCTCATCACGCAGCTTCGCCGTCATCGCCTTGACCGCCCGCAAGTTGTCGACATCGACCGCGCGAACCTCCAGGCGAGTGCGGAAGCGCTCCTCCTGCCAATGAGCCTTCTCTTCAGGCGTGGTTGCCTCACGCTCCCATGCCAAGTAGCCAGCGACAACCTGGTTGGCGAGTTCTCGCATGACGTCGTAGATCATCGGATCATGGTAGTGATCCTCATCCATCCAATCCTCCATCACGCTGCCTCCCTTTCTGCGGGTCTGCGTCCAGCCTAACCTGCTGTTCAAAACGGTCTATGAGTGGTTTCGGTTTCGGCGGGGGTTTTGACCACCCGGCGGCCGCGGGACAGTGTGGGGCATTCTCCTGCGTCAGGACGAGGAGGAGTTGCGGGCCAAGAAGAAGCGCTGCGTGCATTCCAGTCGACTCTCGACGAGTTTCCTAGAGCCTGCGCTTCCTTGGCGGAGGGCGCTGAGTTGAGTCAAACCAGCGACATCACACGCATGGAAACAGTGCGAATGTTCTCTCTGACGAAGGAGGAACATGCAGTCACGTTCCCCTCTCGTGGCAGGTCACCAGCGGGCATCCCGGATACGGTCGACGACGCAACGACCGAACCGAATGAAGAGCCCAAGAATCCGGAAGAACAGGACGCCGACCAGCTTTACTAGCCACAGAAGAACCTGCATCACGGCGCCGAGTCCGTAGATGAGGATGGCGACAATGACGCCCAGGAGAAGCAGCGCAAGTCCAATCCTCAGCCATGCGGTCCCCATGGCCTCTCTCCTCCCGGTTTCAGTCACAGTCTTGAGTCACACCAAGGCATGACTCACGCTGGAGCGGCCCACGCCGAGCACTGAGTCGATCGCTTGGAGGAAGTGACCGTCCTCGCGCATGCGTTCGGCCTGGCGAGCCCGCTCAGGCGTCATGACGGTGGGCCAACCACCCACATGACCATATGCCCGAGCCGAAGCAAGACCCACCAAAGTGCGTTCACGCATCAAGTCTCGCTCGAACGTCACTCGTCGAGATCCGCGCATACCCAGTCACACCAACCTCAACCGTCCTCCCGGTCAACCCGCTCGGCCTCACCGCCCGCACGATGGGCTCGCTCGGCCAAGCGACGCTCAATCTCAGCACCCAAGGACCGGCGGGTGGTCACACCCCTTCTCGCTCATGCGAGCCGGGTCGGCGCTCTGGGCGCCACGCGTCAGAACCGACGGGCGGGGCGCGCGATTGCCTGGAACACCGGCACAAGTGAGTCAGGAACAGGCTCGTAGCGGCCAAGGTCAGGCCCTGACAGCATGCTGGCCTGGTTCCAGACCTGCGGACTGACCTGGGCGAAGTCAAGAGAAAATTCCGAGAGTTCAGCGACATGCTCCATGAAAACTTTGGAGGTGCGTCCATTACCCTCACGGAACGGATGTGCCTGGTTCAAGTAAGAGAACACTTCCGCGCTCGCCCGAGCAAAAGCGTCACGATCCAACCCGGCCCAGTCGGCGGCCCCAACGAGGCAATGCACATCAGACAAGTACCGGTCGATCTGTCCGGTGTGAACGTCAGCGAAAGAGGAGAGGCTCTTGGTCATGTTCACGCTCCGGTACTGCCCCGCCCACTCGTACACGTCCTGGAACAAGTACTGATGGATCGCTCTCACATGCTCGGCATCGAAAGTACGTTCCACGATGGAAGGATCTGAGCGCAGTTGGCGGTGGCGCCACGCCACCGCCCCATACTCGAACGCTTG
This genomic interval carries:
- a CDS encoding zeta toxin family protein, whose amino-acid sequence is MTGELTQDQVRTVFDAEIRPELDRLGALPQAVGRPVVVFVGGQPRAGKSQSLARVQERYPGFVPVVGDDLRAYHPDHRHLMRTDPWPCPG
- a CDS encoding Fic family protein; its protein translation is MRNLEGIRDPLALQAFEYGAVAWRHRQLRSDPSIVERTFDAEHVRAIHQYLFQDVYEWAGQYRSVNMTKSLSSFADVHTGQIDRYLSDVHCLVGAADWAGLDRDAFARASAEVFSYLNQAHPFREGNGRTSKVFMEHVAELSEFSLDFAQVSPQVWNQASMLSGPDLGRYEPVPDSLVPVFQAIARPARRF